A genomic region of Penaeus vannamei isolate JL-2024 chromosome 42, ASM4276789v1, whole genome shotgun sequence contains the following coding sequences:
- the LOC113808025 gene encoding proclotting enzyme isoform X2, with translation MEDFQPCSSEAETVLQAGESVSIQSPNYPEPYPDNHQCGWIIRSADPNNQLYLDCTRFRLQGPSKRGCLDYLSVNGEQFCGRKKPSASGSELVLEFKSNRRRAKAGFSCSVSFSPPREVGCTEMSEPILVGFGEAVTFSSPDYTEYPNVTRFCWEFQQATTGIQLSLSCTHFQLRRPNKRNRCRDSFIVKGHGKYCGTEAPNITSDSESLSVKVVAKREGREPSFSCVVVGELPSSTEAPLPTLSPVMSSPAPPTEVCGLKYETDTRIVGGVAADANEYPWQVGLVSAGSPDQVFCGGSVIASQWVLTAAHCAEGIQGRESQYRVLVGAHDLRSQAPSQQLLGVIATIVHPDYDYDTVDNDIALLRVKTIEFSARVGPVCLPEPSTSYEGRSATVTGWGTLSSGGDTSDVLMEVRVPTLSERECKDSYQGYITANMFCAGLPDGGKDSCQGDSGGPMVAPRQDDPQRYEQIGVVSWGIGCAEPGNPGVYTIVANYITWIQAEMQ, from the exons ATGGAAG ACTTCCAGCCGTGTTCTTCCGAAGCCGAGACGGTGCTTCAAGCCGGGGAATCCGTTTCCATCCAGTCTCCGAACTACCCTGAACCGTATCCTGACAATCACCAGTGTGGTTGGATTATAAGG AGCGCAGACCCGAATAACCAGCTGTATTTGGATTGCACGCGCTTTAGGCTTCAAGGGCCATCGAAAAGGGGTTGTCTCGACTACTTGTCTGTTAACGGCGAGCA GTTCTGCGGCCGAAAGAAGCCCTCAGCGTCGGGCAGCGAGCTGGTCCTCGAGTTCAAGTCCAacaggaggagggcgaaggcCGGGTTCAGCTGCAGCGTCTCCTTCAGCCCGCCCCGGGAAGTCG GTTGCACTGAGATGAGTGAGCCTATTCTCGTGGGTTTCGGAGAAGCAGTCACCTTCAGCTCTCCAGACTACACAGAATACCCCAATGTTACCAGATTCTGCTGGGAATTTCAG CAAGCAACAACTGGTATACAACTTAGCCTCAGCTGCACTCACTTCCAGCTGCGACGTCCAAACAAGAGGAACAGGTGCCGAGACTCATTTATTGTCAAGGGCCATGGAAA GTACTGCGGCACGGAGGCCCCGAACATCACCTCGGACAGCGAGAGCCTCTCGGTCAAGGTCGTGGCCAAGCGGGAGGGTCGTGAGCCGAGTTTCAGCTGCGTCGTCGTCGGCGAGTTGCCGTCCAGCACGGAGGCGCCGTTGCCCACGCTCTCGCCGGTCATGTCCTCGCCCGCGCCGCCGACGGAAG tcTGCGGGCTGAAGTATGAGACCGACACTCGCATCGTGGGCGGGGTGGCAGCCGACGCGAACGAGTATCCTTGGCAGGTGGGTCTCGTGTCCGCCGGCAGCCCCGATCAAGTCTTCTGTGGAGGGTCCGTCATCGCCTCCCAGTGGGTGCTGACGGCGGCGCACTGTgcggaggg CATCCAGGGGCGGGAGAGCCAATACCGAGTACTCGTCGGCGCCCACGACCTGCGCTCCCAGGCGCCCTCGCAGCAACTCCTCGGCGTAATTGCGACCATCGTGCATCCTGATTACGACTACG ATACGGTAGATAACGACATTGCACTCCTGCGAGTCAAGACGATAGAGTTCAGTGCCAGGGTCGGGCCGGTGTGCCTGCCTGAGCCGAGCACGAGTTACGAGGGTCGCTCGGCCACGGTGACAGGATGGGGCACGCTCAGCTCAG GCGGAGATACATCCGATGTGTTGATGGAAGTCCGGGTCCCGACACTGAGTGAGCGAGAATGCAAAGACTCTTATCAGGGTTATATTACCGCGAACATGTTCTGCGCCGGACTGCCTGATGGAGGCAAGGACTCGTGTCAG gGTGACTCCGGCGGCCCGATGGTGGCGCCCCGACAGGACGACCCGCAACGCTACGAGCAGATCGGGGTCGTGTCCTGGGGAATCGGGTGCGCTGAGCCCGGGAACCCCGGAGTCTACACGATCGTTGCAA ATTACATTACCTGGATTCAGGCAGAGATGCAGTGA
- the LOC113808025 gene encoding proclotting enzyme isoform X1 — MVLYLWVAAACALAVYNKQVTAMEDFQPCSSEAETVLQAGESVSIQSPNYPEPYPDNHQCGWIIRSADPNNQLYLDCTRFRLQGPSKRGCLDYLSVNGEQFCGRKKPSASGSELVLEFKSNRRRAKAGFSCSVSFSPPREVEGCTEMSEPILVGFGEAVTFSSPDYTEYPNVTRFCWEFQQATTGIQLSLSCTHFQLRRPNKRNRCRDSFIVKGHGKYCGTEAPNITSDSESLSVKVVAKREGREPSFSCVVVGELPSSTEAPLPTLSPVMSSPAPPTEVCGLKYETDTRIVGGVAADANEYPWQVGLVSAGSPDQVFCGGSVIASQWVLTAAHCAEGIQGRESQYRVLVGAHDLRSQAPSQQLLGVIATIVHPDYDYDTVDNDIALLRVKTIEFSARVGPVCLPEPSTSYEGRSATVTGWGTLSSGGDTSDVLMEVRVPTLSERECKDSYQGYITANMFCAGLPDGGKDSCQGDSGGPMVAPRQDDPQRYEQIGVVSWGIGCAEPGNPGVYTIVANYITWIQAEMQ; from the exons ATGGTCCTCTACCTGTGGGTCGCGGCCGCCTGCGCGCTGGCG GTTTACAACAAGCAAGTCACTGCAATGGAAG ACTTCCAGCCGTGTTCTTCCGAAGCCGAGACGGTGCTTCAAGCCGGGGAATCCGTTTCCATCCAGTCTCCGAACTACCCTGAACCGTATCCTGACAATCACCAGTGTGGTTGGATTATAAGG AGCGCAGACCCGAATAACCAGCTGTATTTGGATTGCACGCGCTTTAGGCTTCAAGGGCCATCGAAAAGGGGTTGTCTCGACTACTTGTCTGTTAACGGCGAGCA GTTCTGCGGCCGAAAGAAGCCCTCAGCGTCGGGCAGCGAGCTGGTCCTCGAGTTCAAGTCCAacaggaggagggcgaaggcCGGGTTCAGCTGCAGCGTCTCCTTCAGCCCGCCCCGGGAAGTCG AAGGTTGCACTGAGATGAGTGAGCCTATTCTCGTGGGTTTCGGAGAAGCAGTCACCTTCAGCTCTCCAGACTACACAGAATACCCCAATGTTACCAGATTCTGCTGGGAATTTCAG CAAGCAACAACTGGTATACAACTTAGCCTCAGCTGCACTCACTTCCAGCTGCGACGTCCAAACAAGAGGAACAGGTGCCGAGACTCATTTATTGTCAAGGGCCATGGAAA GTACTGCGGCACGGAGGCCCCGAACATCACCTCGGACAGCGAGAGCCTCTCGGTCAAGGTCGTGGCCAAGCGGGAGGGTCGTGAGCCGAGTTTCAGCTGCGTCGTCGTCGGCGAGTTGCCGTCCAGCACGGAGGCGCCGTTGCCCACGCTCTCGCCGGTCATGTCCTCGCCCGCGCCGCCGACGGAAG tcTGCGGGCTGAAGTATGAGACCGACACTCGCATCGTGGGCGGGGTGGCAGCCGACGCGAACGAGTATCCTTGGCAGGTGGGTCTCGTGTCCGCCGGCAGCCCCGATCAAGTCTTCTGTGGAGGGTCCGTCATCGCCTCCCAGTGGGTGCTGACGGCGGCGCACTGTgcggaggg CATCCAGGGGCGGGAGAGCCAATACCGAGTACTCGTCGGCGCCCACGACCTGCGCTCCCAGGCGCCCTCGCAGCAACTCCTCGGCGTAATTGCGACCATCGTGCATCCTGATTACGACTACG ATACGGTAGATAACGACATTGCACTCCTGCGAGTCAAGACGATAGAGTTCAGTGCCAGGGTCGGGCCGGTGTGCCTGCCTGAGCCGAGCACGAGTTACGAGGGTCGCTCGGCCACGGTGACAGGATGGGGCACGCTCAGCTCAG GCGGAGATACATCCGATGTGTTGATGGAAGTCCGGGTCCCGACACTGAGTGAGCGAGAATGCAAAGACTCTTATCAGGGTTATATTACCGCGAACATGTTCTGCGCCGGACTGCCTGATGGAGGCAAGGACTCGTGTCAG gGTGACTCCGGCGGCCCGATGGTGGCGCCCCGACAGGACGACCCGCAACGCTACGAGCAGATCGGGGTCGTGTCCTGGGGAATCGGGTGCGCTGAGCCCGGGAACCCCGGAGTCTACACGATCGTTGCAA ATTACATTACCTGGATTCAGGCAGAGATGCAGTGA